From Cuculus canorus isolate bCucCan1 chromosome 7, bCucCan1.pri, whole genome shotgun sequence, one genomic window encodes:
- the PHYHIPL gene encoding phytanoyl-CoA hydroxylase-interacting protein-like isoform X2 encodes MEAPRLAHPMGSPTSPCEEVIKNLSLEAIQLCDRDGNKSQDSGIAEMEELPVPHNIKISNITCDSFKISWDMNSKSKDRITHYFIDLNKKENKNSNKFKHKDVPTKLVAKAVPLPMTVRGHWFLSPRTEYTVAVQTASKQVDGDYVVSEWSEIIEFCTADYSKVHLTQLLEKAEVIAGRMLKLSVFYRNQHKEYFDYVREHHGNAMQPSVKDNSGSHGSPISGKLEGIFFSCNTEFNTGKPPQDSPYGRYRFEVAAEKLFNPNTNLYFGDFYCMYTAYHYVILVIAPVGSPGDEFCKQRLPQLNIKDNKFLTCDEEDGVMVYHHAQDVILEVIYTDPVDLSLGTVAEITGHQLMSLSTANAKKDPSCKTCNISVGR; translated from the exons gGAATAAATCACAAGATAGTGGGATTGCAGAGATGGAGGAACTcccagtcccccacaacatcaAAATAAGCAACATCACATGTGATTCCTTCAAGATTTCTTGGGACATGAATTCTAAATCCAAGGACCGCATTACTCATTACTTTATCGATctcaacaagaaagaaaacaagaattccAACAAATTTAAACACAAG GATGTACCTACTAAATTGGTGGCCAAAGCTGTTCCTTTGCCTATGACAGTCCGTGGCCACTGGTTCTTGAGTCCAAGAACAGAATACACAGTAGCAGTGCAGACAGCATCAAAGCAAGTTGATGGTGATTATGTTGTTTCTGAATGGAGTGAAATCATTGAATTTTGCACAGCAG ATTATTCAAAAGTTCACCTAACACAGCTATTGGAAAAAGCTGAAGTGATTGCAGGCCGTATGCTTAAACTATCTGTTTTTTATCGTAATCAGCACAAAGAATACTTTGATTATGTCAG AGAGCATCATGGGAATGCTATGCAGCCCTCTGTTAAGGATAACAGTGGCAGCCATGGCTCTCCAATCAGTGGGAAGCTGGAAGGCATCTTCTTTAGCTGCAACACTGAATTTAACACTGGGAAGCCACCACAAGATTCTCCTTACGGAAGATATAGATTTGAGGTTGCAGCTGAAAAACTCTTCAACCCAAATACTAACTTGTACTTTGGAGACTTCTACTGCATGTACACAGCCTACCACTATGTCATTCTTGTTATCGCCCCTGTTGGATCACCAGGAGATGAATTCTGCAAGCAGCGCCTTCCTCAACTAAAtataaaagataataaatttCTGACCTGCGACGAAGAAGATGGTGTCATGGTTTACCATCATGCCCAAGATGTTATTTTGGAAGTAATTTACACTGATCCTGTGGATCTCTCTCTCGGCACAGTTGCGGAAATTACTGGTCACCAACTAATGAGCTTGTCTActgcaaatgcaaagaaagatcCCAGCTGCAAGACCTGCAATATCAGTGTTGGACGTTAA